Proteins encoded by one window of Haematobia irritans isolate KBUSLIRL chromosome 2, ASM5000362v1, whole genome shotgun sequence:
- the LOC142225184 gene encoding uncharacterized protein LOC142225184, with protein sequence MLMNKVIPNKVFKGNLLCATESNSKHLQKGRTSEVEAVSRDENNDSKGDEAEQNDNFTNPYDVFYLQNLANTPASRHLGIIVDISFGAIEACCSTSLAPCSSSYTKAIMNSRVAADAEANYHSIEDEVEVETSISFIIQSSRIAEVKEIEFHHHRHHHYHHLSFHDTNQSLATQHNLQQHYKATQQQKQHSGRKQTPFLYIQLHTHIQIYKASNVLSVKAATEDLHALEAARVELNTLWDQVRRAYINCRDRVPVEGETPIDKDKLRGHYKNGMDVYKTGLSTINSQISARQERENQEKLARESLMTQNMAVDPNSTPNLRLPPCDTDIFKGGYSEWPTFRDLFAAIYINNPRLSKVEKLFHLTQKTSGEAREIITNVPLTNEGFDIAWRNLENRYENKRMQVNEQLRILFNLPTVSVENASTIQKLQRTINTCTQTLETLLVDTGEWDPILVYLVSTKLPRTFLEEFENSLEDCSTLPSWQKLDDFLSHKFKTLESVGNIKIQNSKHNQSRSDNDRRGNRVNSFHTNVTQKHNPSGSRLNNNNNNSQANHNSKNINNPSRKQSESVCPICRTNHLLRNCPKFLEKSPNDRIQITKQNHLCYNCLLADHGVRECKSRYSCRECNQRHHSLLHKGNVGSAPTNTTHTRDAAQSSASAVALNTLIHRVRDGAQPSTSAAALNTFVNQVQGGAQSSASAATCSTLVQSSISSSIQSTSTNERPSITTLTLQEDRPTPRPETTLLFTAIVQIESKGQRYDARAIIDPGSQSTFISERIKNRLQLPTVRNLVHVTGLSDTVAETSTKACVFNLCSRIDPTFELEVWAPVLKTLPSNLPTHTLDRTLFDEFRHLRLADPQFFDSRPVDMLIGLDIGPFIYTHDVPMKSFGSILAQDTVFGWIVGGPIQQNIETTRKIALHSASSLEKIITPEDIYCETNYTSTTKRNEAGRYIVTLPFKSCAEIGASRNIALAQFHRMEKKLARTPDIKAEYDAAIREYLQLGHMRKVDPQNIYKTPHYYLPHHAVIKPDRTTTKLRVVFNASSPTSNKKSLNDILHTGPILQQDLVLQILKWRFFKYVFNADVTKMYRQILIDPNQASFQRILFRFSENGPVEDFELLTVTFGVNCAPFLAIRTLLQLAEDVQDSYPLGSKIIKENLYVDDVLAGGHTIEDTIAARKQLTSVLDSAGFELRKWTSNDPRLLNDLHPDLLLPVNWLDLSEGSSTKTLGIRWNVATDAFSFKAPNVEERELFTKREVLSTIAKFFDPCGWLAPIIIVAKLVMQQVWLDKIGWDDTLRPVTTMNWRNFVKNSPIINTISVPRWIRFSPSSAVEIHGFCDASGSAYAATLYIRVEIGNQVDTFLLAAKTRVAPIKKISLPRLELCGAVMLSKLANAIIPNLQIAQFTTHFWTDSTIVLAWLRKPPCSWSTFVGNRVSEILESVGNENWNHVDSESNPADIASRGCSPDELKEHHLWWTGPEWLKLPRDRWPKTQLNADTNLEAKQVKVFATTVFEDPLTRFSSLSRAYRVLSYVIRFWRNTGSNRSRIASEDISSSELNDIKTRLIIVTQKHYFAEEYLALTQKKRLSPSSSILSFNPFIDSKGVLRSNGRLVQSQALTYSERHPILIPYDSRFALLFVEFVHKVTMHGGNQLMVRVIRSEFWIFRVKQLVKKVIHNCRICSIHRHRTQTQIMASLPPERTMLSRPFQNTGVDFAGPFGIKSLTARACLITKGYVCIFVCFSTRAIHLEATSDLSTQSFIAALDRFIGRRGCPEKIFSDNGKNFIGAAELIKKDRIAFMKSIQDTTIQRHAHQNLEWKFIPPGAPHMGGLWEAGVKSFKTHLRKTMPKMNFTFEELSTILARIEACLNSRPISPTSDDLSDLEPLTPGHFLIGSPLLTPAEPDISGGDVTLINRWTRLKVISQNFCQRWKSEYLNELHRRYKWKYPQQNLAINDLVIIKDDHLPSNEWKLGRVVKTYEGADKNIRVVDIKTASGMLSRPITKIVKLFAD encoded by the exons GTCTTCAAGGGTAATTTACTTTGTG CAACCGAATCCAATAGCAAACACCTTCAAAAAGGCAGGACGAGTGAAGTAGAAGCTGTAAGCAGAGATGAAAATAATGATAGCAAAGGCGATGAAGCCGAACAAAATGATAATTTCACAAATCCTTATG ATGTTTT CTATCTCCAAAACCTTGCGAACACTCCTGCCTCTCGACATCTTGGCATCATAGTCGACATCTCGTTTGGTGCAATTGAAGCGTGCTGTTCCACATCGCTGGCCCCATGCAGCAGCTCATACACCAAAGCTATAATGAATTCTAGAGTAGCAGCAGATGCCGAAGCAAACTATCATTCGATTGAAGATGAAG TGGAAGTGGAAACTAGTATCTCATTCATCATACAAAGCAGTCGCATTGCTGA AGTAAAGGAAATTGAAttccatcatcatcgtcatcatcattatcaccaTCTAAG TTTTCACGACACAAATCAGTCCCTAGCGACACAACACAATCTTCAACAGCACTACAAAGcgacacaacaacaaaaacaacacagCGGCAGAAAGCAGACGCCATTTTTATACATCCAattgcacacacacatacaaatttACAAAGCTTCAAA CGTTTTATCTGTTAAGGCGGCCACCGAAGATTTACACGCGTTGGAAGCGGCTCGAGTAGAGCTAAATACGTTATGGGACCAAGTTAGGcgggcttatataaactgtcgagATAGGGTTCCAGTTGAGGGAGAGACTCCAATAGATAAGGATAAGCTTCGCGGTCATTATAAAAACGGTATGGACGTCTATAAGACAGGTTTAAGTACGATTAACTCACAGATCTCGGCGCGGCAGGAACGGGAGAATCAGGAAAAATTAGCTAGGGAATCATTAATGACACAAAATATGGCAGTAGACCCAAATTCGACCCCAAATTTACGATTACCACCATGCGACACCGACATTTTTAAGGGCGGGTATAGCGAATGGCCTACATTCAGAGATTTATTTGCTGCAATTTACATAAATAACCCAAGATTGAGTAAAGTCGAGAAGTTATTCCATTTGACCCAAAAAACTTCGGGAGAAGCGCGGGAAATCATTACAAATGTACCCCTAACTAATGAGGGTTTCGATATAGCTTggagaaatttagaaaatagatACGAAAATAAACGGATGCAAGTTAACGAACAGCTTAGGATTCTCTTTAATTTGCCTACAGTATCAGTTGAAAACGCGTCAacgatacaaaaattacaacgcACGATTAACACTTGTACACAAACTTTGGAAACTTTACTAGTAGACACGGGAGAATGGGACCCAATATTAGTTTACCTTGTTTCAACAAAATTACCTCGTACATTCTTGGAAGAATTTGAGAACAGTTTAGAGGATTGTTCGACACTTCCAAGTTGGCAGAAATTAGACGATTTTCTGTCACACAAGTTTAAAACATTGGAATCGGTGGGgaatattaaaattcaaaattcgaaaCATAATCAATCAAGATCGGATAATGATAGAAGGGGGAATCGTGTTAATAGTTTTCATACAAATGTCACTCAGAAACATAATCCTTCGGGTTCAAGactcaataataataataacaattcacAAGCCAACCATAAttcgaaaaatattaataatcctAGTCGCAAACAAAGTGAAAgcgtttgtccaatttgtcgGACAAATCATTTGTTGCGAAACTGtcccaaatttttggaaaagtcaCCCAATGACAGAATACAAATAACGAAACAAAATCATCTTTGCTACAATTGTTTATTGGCCGATCATGGAGTTCGGGAATGCAAAAGTCGTTATAGTTGTAGGGAATGTAATCAGCGACACCACAGTCTGTTACATAAGGGCAATGTTGGCTCTGCCCCTACAAACACAACACATACACGAGACGCAGCACAATCTAGTGCAAGTGCTGTTGCTCTCAACACTTTAATTCATCGAGTACGAGACGGAGCACAACCTAGCACAAGTGCTGCCGCTCTCAACACTTTTGTTAATCAGGTTCAAGGTGGAGCACAATCTAGTGCAAGTGCTGCCACTTGTTCCACTCTAGTTCAATCATCGATTTCATCTAGTATACAGTCCACTTCTACTAACGAAAGGCCTAGTATAACGACTCTCACGTTGCAAGAAGATAGACCCACTCCACGACCCGAAACTACACTTTTGTTTACCGCAATCGTTCAAATCGAATCAAAGGGACAGAGATATGACGCCAGGGCAATCATTGATCCTGGGTCACAATCGACATTTATTTCTGAAAGAATCAAAAACAGATTACAACTTCCTACAGTCAGGAATTTAGTTCACGTCACAGGTTTGAGTGACACAGTTGCTGAGACATCTACAAAGGCTTGTGTTTTTAATCTTTGTTCACGCATAGACCCTACTTTTGAATTAGAGGTTTGGGCACCCGTGTTAAAGACTCTTCCGTCTAATTTACCAACGCATACTCTTGATCGAACATTGTTTGATGAGTTCCGGCATCTTAGATTAGCCGATCCGCAGTTCTTTGATAGTCGACCCGTTGATATGCTCATCGGACTTGATATAGGACCGTTCATATACACTCATGATGTTCCTATGAAATCTTTTGGCTCAATATTGGCACAAGACACTGTATTTGGATGGATAGTTGGCGGACCCATTCAACAAAATATTGAGACAACTAGGAAAATTGCTCTTCACAGTGCCTCatctttggaaaaaataatcacac CTGAAGATATTTATTGTGAAACAAATTACACGTCTACGACGAAACGTAATGAAGCGGGAAGATACATAGTGACTCTACCATTCAAAAGTTGCGCAGAAATTGGTGCATCTCGAAACATCGCACTTGCACAATTTCACAGAATGGAGAAGAAATTGGCCAGGACCCCTGATATAAAGGCGGAATACGACGCTGCTATTAGGGAATATCTTCAATTGGGACACATGCGAAAAGTTGAtccacaaaatatttacaagacCCCTCATTACTATTTACCGCACCACGCAGTTATTAAACCAGATAGAACGACCACCAAACTTAGAGTGGTATTTAATGCATCAAGCCCTACTTCAAATAAAAAGAGTCTTAATGATATTTTACATACAGGGCCTATTCTTCAACAGGATTTGgtgttacaaattttaaaatggcgttttttcaaatatgttttcAACGCCGATGTTACAAAAATGTATCGGCAGATATTAATAGACCCAAATCAAGCTTCGTTTCAAAGAATACTTTTCCGATTCTCCGAAAATGGCCCAGTGGAAGATTTTGAATTGTTAACCGTCACTTTTGGCGTAAATTGCGCACCGTTTTTGGCAATAAGAACCCTGCTTCAATTAGCTGAAGATGTACAAGACTCATACCCTTTGGGCTCAAAAAtaatcaaagaaaatttatacgtTGATGATGTATTAGCGGGGGGACACACGATTGAAGACACCATCGCCGCTAGAAAACAATTAACATCTGTTTTAGACTCTGCtggtttcgagttgaggaaatgGACCTCTAACGACCCACGTCTATTAAATGATCTACATCCTGATTTATTGTTGCCTGTCAATTGGTTAGATCTTTCTGAAGGATCGTCAACCAAGACCCTTGGCATTCGGTGGAATGTAGCGACCGATGCTTTCTCATTTAAAGCGCCAAATGTTGAAGAAAGAGAACTTTTCACTAAACGCGAAGTTTTATCGACAATTGCTAAATTTTTCGACCCTTGCGGCTGGCTTGCTCCGATCATTATAGTTGCCAAATTAGTGATGCAGCAAGTCTGGTTAGATAAAATAGGGTGGGATGACACATTAAGACCCGTAACCACTATGAATtggagaaattttgtgaaaaatagccCGATTATTAATACTATATCTGTACCAAGATGGATTCGATTTTCACCCTCAAGCGCGGTCGAAATACACGGTTTCTGTGACGCGTCGGGAAGCGCGTACGCTGCTACGCTTTATATTCGAGTAGAAATCGGAAACCAAGTAGACACTTTTCTTTTAGCAGCCAAAACTCGTGTGGCtccaataaagaaaatttctctacCGAGATTAGAGTTATGCGGAGCGGTTATGTTATCAAAGTTAGCAAATGCAATCATTCCAAATCTACAAATAGCGCAATTTACGACACATTTCTGGACTGACTCCACCATAGTTTTAGCGTGGCTTCGTAAACCACCGTGTTCTTGGAGCACTTTTGTTGGAAATCGGGtttccgaaattttagaaaGCGTCGGTAATGAAAACTGGAATCACGTGGACTCTGAATCGAACCCAGCCGATATCGCGAGTCGTGGTTGTTCACCAGATGAGTTAAAAGAACATCATTTGTGGTGGACGGGGCCGGAATGGTTGAAATTGCCCAGAGATCGGTGGCCCAAAACTCAACTCAACGCAGATACGAATCTTGAAGCTAAACAAGTTAAAGTTTTCGCGACAACTGTTTTCGAAGACCCTTTGACCCGTTTCTCATCTTTATCACGCGCTTATCGAGTGCTATCGTATGTAATTCGTTTTTGGCGGAATACAGGTTCAAATCGGTCTCGAATTGCGTCGGAGGACATATCCTCATCTGAACTCAATGATATAAAAACTCGTCTAATCATCGTTActcaaaaacattattttgctgAAGAATATTTAGCTTTGACTCAAAAGAAGCGACTCTCGCCAAGCAGTAGTATTTTATCGTTTAACCCATTTATCGACTCAAAAGGAGTGCTTAGATCAAACGGTCGTTTAGTTCAATCTCAGGCTCTTACATATAGCGAACGCCATCCTATCTTAATTCCATACGACTCTCGGTTTGCTCTTTTATTTGTAGAATTTGTTCATAAGGTCACAATGCACGGTGGCAATCAACTAATGGTTCGTGTCATTCGatcggaattttggatttttcgtGTGAAACAATTAGTAAAAAAGGTTATTCACAATTGTCGGATATGTTCTATACATCGACACCGGACCCAAACTCAAATTATGGCATCCCTGCCACCAGAACGCACTATGTTATCTAGACCCTTTCAAAATACGGGCGTAGATTTTGCTGGACCCTTTGGGATAAAAAGTTTGACTGCTCGAGCTTGTCTTATTACAAAGGGTTATGTctgtatatttgtttgtttttcgacTCGCGCAATCCACTTAGAAGCTACTAGTGATTTGTCGACCCAATCCTTCATAGCTGCTTTAGATCGCTTTATAGGCAGAAGAGGGTGTCCAGAAAAAATATTCTCGGATAATGGGAAAAACTTTATAGGTGCCGCGGAACTTATTAAAAAAGATAGGATCGCATTTATGAAATCAATTCAAGACACTACTATTCAAAGACACGCGCATCAAAATTTagaatggaaatttattcctccaGGGGCTCCCCATATGGGAGGTCTGTGGGAGGCGGGTGTTAAATCGTTCAAGACCCACCTTCGTAAAACAAtgccaaaaatgaattttacgTTTGAAGAATTATCAACTATTTTAGCCCGCATAGAGGCTTGTCTTAATTCACGTCCGATTAGTCCAACTAGTGATGACCTTTCAGACTTAGAGCCTTTGACCCCAGGACATTTTCTGATAGGTTCTCCATTGTTGACCCCGGCAGAACCCGATATTTCTGGTGGGGATGTGACATTAATAAATCGGTGGACACGATTAAAAGTTATTTctcagaatttttgtcaaagatggAAATCGGAATATTTGAATGAATTACACCGTAGATACAAATGGAAATACCCACAACAAAACCTTGCCATAAATGATTTAGTTATTATAAAAGATGATCACTTACCTTCAAATGAATGGAAACTAGGGAGGGTTGTCAAAACCTACGAAGGCGCTGACAAAAATATTCGAGTAGTAGACATTAAAACCGCTAGCGGTATGCTCAGCCGACCCATAACGAAGATAGTAAAACTATTTGCGGACTGA